Genomic DNA from Mauremys mutica isolate MM-2020 ecotype Southern chromosome 13, ASM2049712v1, whole genome shotgun sequence:
GGTCAAGTTgtgtttgcatttaaaaaaaaacaaacactttgttATGAGAAAGATGGAGAAATGCCAGATAAGGAAATAACATTGGGGGCATTGCCATGACAATGTACCTGTTGCAATGTATCTGCTGCAGTTGTAAACAGGAACTGGGGAAAGAGGAAAATCTCGGGCCTGGGACTATTTCTAAACTTCTTGGGTTTTGCCAATTTGACCAGAACTGTCTTTTGAAATTGCCCAGACAACTGATGATGTGATGGGGTGGATTATAAAAGATATTCGATACACTCACAATTTGGAGTCGTTTGTGGATCCAGAGCCCTTTTTAGATTAAGATGTGGTAATGCTGGCTCCCAGCACCTTGTGATCAGACTGAACATCGACTGGCCATCGGGACTTCAATTCTGATCTTCAGACTCTGGCGTAGTATGCTTGGTTGGGTTATGAATGTGGACTGAGTAGTTTATTTTGTAAGCAATAAAGAATATTTGTGGATTATACACCAACACTGTGTCCAGTATCTGTCTGCTCCCCTATCTCATAGGGTGACTCCTGCTGCGGGTCTAACACCCCCACCATCTGCTGCCCTAGTGCCCATTCTACAGTATAGCCACCACTTTAAATTTGTTACCTCTGCAAGTGGCCCTTGTTAACTAAGTCACTCCTTTCTCACTGCTGTGATACAGTATAACAGCTAGTTTCCTGTCATCCATCATTGGCTGCACTGTGACTGTACTGATAAATTGTACAGTCAATTGCTTGACAGTAGGGTTTATTGCTAAAAGCCAATCATAGTACTGGGAAAAGATTCAATAtgataccagtctccaggaagtCGTCTCATGCATCATTGTTAAATTCACCTTGCACAGAAGCTGGGTTCCCAAATTTATACATTTCAACTAGGAATAACTCTAGTTACAAAactctttcatggattgagaactggttaaaagacagggaacaaagggtaggaataaatggtaaattttcagaatggagaggggtaactagtggtgttcagcaagggtcagtcctaggaccaatcctattcaatttattcataaatgatctggagaaaggggtaaacagtgaggtggcaaactaaactgctcaagatagttaagacaaaagcagattgtgaagaacttcagaaagatctcacaaaactaagtgattgggcaacaaaatggcaaatgaaatttaacgtggataaatgtaaagtaatgtacattggaaaaaaacaaccccaagtaTACAGACAATATGATGGGGGCGAATTTAGCTGCAACTAAtcaggagaaagatcttggattcatcgtggatagttctctgaagatgtccacgcagtgtgcagaggcagtcaaaaaaggaaacaggatgttaggaatcattaaaaaagggatagagaataagacggacaatatcttattgcccttatataaatccatggtatgcccacatcttgaatactgtgtacagatgtggccccctcatctcaaaaaagatatactggcactagaaaaggttcagagaagggcaactaaaatgattaggggtttggagagggtcccatattaggaaagattaaagaggctaagacttttcagcttggaaaagaggggactaaggggggatatgatagaggtatataaaatcatgagtggtgtggagaaagtgaataaggaaaagttatttacttgttcccataacgtaagaactaggggccaccaaactaaattaattggcagcaggtttaaaacaaataaaaggaagttcttcacacagcgcacagtcagtctgtggaactccttgcctgagtaggttgtgaaggctaggactgtaacagggtttaaaagagaactggatacattcatggaggctaagtcctttaatggctattagcccagatgggtaaggaatggtgtccctagcctctgtttctcagagggtggagatagatggcaggagagagatcaacgatcattacataagaacataagaacgaccataccaggtcagaccaaaggtccatctagcccagtatcctgtctaccgacagtggccaatgccagataccccagagggactgaacctaacaggcaatgatcaagtgatctctctcctgccatccatctccatcctctgacaaacagaggctagggaccttTGGtcggacccagtatggccattcttatgtcttaTGTCACAGAAATCCAGCCTGTCTGTTCATCCCTTAACTTCATTCCTTAACTTCTTGTTCTGAACCATGACCTTCCATATCTTGCttttggacacagcattccaCGTCCTGGTCCATGAAGGTTCCCCATTATTTGTACTAAGCTATTGAATTAATGTATCTTGACTTTTACAAGTTTCTTATCTGCTTATGTTAAATACTAAGTTATACTGTTGCTTGGTAGTGTGGGGTGTAGGTTAGCATGAGTGCACAGAACACTGGGAAGAACATACACTAATTCAGCTTGTAGAACTGACAGGTATTCACATAATGGGGTGTATAATAACTTTACACATATGTGTTCATTGACAGCCCATGGCTTGTTGCTCCAATAATTATTGTATGAGGGTCACACCTTTGCTAAATTAATTTACAAAGCAGAGATGAGAGCATTTATGTGGGATTTACCTTTTTTATCAAATTGTGTACGTTGTTGGGAGTGTAGAGTGGGAAACCGCATCACATGTCCATCAAATTTAGGCCTAATCAGTTTTGCCTTTATTTAATACAATTTAAGACAGAATTAATCTTACTTACAGTGTTTGGACATACATTTCTGCCTcacaagtaataacagacaagaCAGAGTAGGTGAATGGGTCCAAGTTAACACATTCTGGGGCATTGAAAAGTCCTTCCTTCCTCCATGATGTCAGTCCTCCTCACCTGCCTGGATCTCCTGTTTTCCAGCCCATTTAATATGTATTTTATATGTATTTtcttattttatatgtattttacatatgtattttatgtattttgtatatgtgcatatgTATTTTACATATTTTACATGTATTTTCATATATTTGCACATTTTCTATGGCTTAATTTCCCTCCATTCTTTAGTCAATACATTATCAATTTAATTTTACACGACCTGCGCATTACTTAGGCACAATTATTAATCATCTAATGTCTACAATTTTCTTGCTGAATTTGTAGTTTCGGGGTCATGTTACCCTGGGCCACTCTGCTCCTAAGTTTCCCAGAGAAagggatttttcttttgtttatcgttACATGTTCTTACTTCTTACTTACATCTTCCAACACGACAGGTTACTTATCTTGCCAACAACATCATTTTAAACAAATCAGCAAATTATATCAAAGAGATCCAACAAAGCATCACATACTGCCAGCCAGTGCATCTCAGAGTCTCAATGTATTTTAAGCTTCGAATGAATGCATTATAGGGATGTTTACTGAAAGAAGGCATATAGTTATGGAAATGCTGAACTAGGTATAGAGGTTTGTAATTTGGTCTTTATTATAAAGCTGCAATGATATAGGTAGAGAAGAAAACAGAATAGTATCTCTCATCATAAAATATAGAAAGGATTTTTTATCATATAGTTATACAAAGATGTACCATATAAACTGGCATTTGGTGCAATATTGTTATACATTCATATAACCATTTGTAGTTTATGAGTTTATCACACAGCTATTATTTTACATATGTAATATAAACTATGTACAGTGCTTCTTTGACTCAGGAATCATCAGGTGAAACTCTCTGCCCTGCATTAAGCagaatgtcagactagatgatcaaaatgatcCCTTATGACCTTTTAATCAATGAATCTATGATATACACAATGATCTGTTAGCATAGACTTCTGAACCTGTGCAAAATGCCATGGAAGTCTAGAACCAGCTTCCAGAGTTGCTGTGTGACCTGATCAGGTTAGGCATTGAAAGATCCATCAGTCTTACATAGGAAACTCTTCATAAGTGCtgagaaatattatttaaaattagGCAACAGGGAGCACTGGGGACAGCCATTAGACAGCCATTAGACagtcaaaaaaaaccccagcccaACCCAACCTAAAACCTAAAATGGTGCAGTGGACTGACAGAGCAGGAAAAGGAGAAGCCTAAATGGAGTTCTCGgtacagctggttgaaatttttccatcATTAAAATTTTGGTGAAAATTGTTAAATTTGCAAAAACCAAGGTGAACATTTTATGAAAGGGTTTtcattttaagcttttttttaatttgacattCAAAATTTTGAAGATATttaaaatttgggggggggggagttggtaATAAAAGTTTCTCTTCCCATTCTCCTGATAGGTTTACAAGTTTTTCAAATGGCAACAATTCAATTTAAAAAGTGAAGGTCATTGGGAGTAATTCAACAGAACATTTATGAATTTCCCTCATTCCCTGTTTTAACTAACTCTATTTTGCAATCTCTGTTTTCTCTAATTGTATGAAAAAATGCTCTTCTGAACTGTTTTTCTAAAGGCCCCCTTCACCTCTTTGTTCCTCAGAGTGTATATTATGGGGTTCAGCACAGGTGCCACAACTGTGATCACAAGGGAAATCATTTGATCACTCTCTGGGGTGGAGATAGACTTGGGCCTCAAGTAGGTGAAAAGGGCCGTTCCATAGAACAAAGTCACCAccatgaggtgggaggagcaggtggagaaggctttatgccttCCCTCTGCTGATGACAGCTTGAGGATGGTGGAGATAATGCAGATGTAGGACACGGATATCAACAAAAAAGGGCCCATGATGAATAAAACTGACACAGTCAAGACCATAATCTCATTTTTGGATGTGTCCGTACATGCCATCTTCAACACCGGTGGGATGTCGCAGAAGAAGTGGTGGATGCGGTTGGAGCCACAGAAGGGCAGGCTGAAGATCCACGTGGTCTGAGCTACTTCCACTGAGATGCTGATGATCCATGAAGCACTCGCGAGCTGTGCACATGCCCGGCCACTCATGATAGTTCTGTAGTGCAGGGGGTGACATATGGCCACATAGCGGTCGTATGCCATGATTGCTAGGAGGCAGCACTCTGTCAGGCCCATGATGGTGATGACGTACATCTGGGCAGCACAGCCCACAATCGTGATGGTCTTTTGCTCTGCCAGGAGGTGAATCAGCAGCTGAGGGACCACACTGCTGGTGTAGCAGATTTCCAAGAATGACAAGTTcaccaggaagaaatacatgggggtgtgaagtgaGGGGTTTAGCTTTATAAGGAGGATAACAAGGAGGTTCCCTATCAGGGCAACCAGGTAGGTGACCAGAAGCACCAGAAACAGAACGATTTGCAGCTTGTTAAGGTATGAAAACCCCACCAGGATGAATACATCAGTGATGGTCTGGTTTTCTCCAGGGTCACTCACAGAATAGATCATCTGTAGTGGTGGCAAAGAGACTGAATCTGAGAAATGCCAAAcatgtggatgcaaatcaaacaaTTCATACTGCTTTCCTTTCAGTTGGGACGGTTCAAACTAAAATATGCTGCAATTCTGTATAGAAATATGTAACTGGGCCCAGTCATCACCAGGCATGAGCTGGTGGAACCACATTGATGTCAATCAAGCTATGCTAATATAGATCAGCTGGAAATCCGACCACATTGGCACCAGTGGAACTATAGCTGATTTACAACAGACGGGGGTCTGATACATTTACTCTAAAGGAACTACATCAATTTATACCAGCAATGGTGGTATACCAGTTTCCAGCATCAGAGGATCTATTCTTCCTCTTTgaacatattttttttctgtctacatgaaaattcaaaaagggatacatgtatacaaataggataatcatattcagcagaTCATAAGCTTTGCAATGATCTCTCACAAGACCTATCTTGCATAATATACATCTTAGATATGTTATAACCATATTATAAAATTATTTCTAGGAAGAATATGGGGTATAGCATCACACACatccatagatagatagatagataagaaCACAGACACAAACCAGGTGCTCACATACACACTAAGATTCTCTGCCAATGTATGGAAAATTCAAATGAAGAAACCAAtgacttgatcctgctcccattgcagACTGGGGCACAAgatcatggacttcagtgggagaatgGTTAGGGGCTTAAGTCATTCATTTATAGCCTACCTTGTTTAAGCAGAATAGTTCCCTCAACTAGCTGCAGGCACTATATGTGTTGAAGGAAACAGAGATGTTTTTATTTCATTCACTGGCTTCTGGGACCTACTCCCTGAAGGAAATTTCTTGTAATATTCTTCAGAGGAAGAACAATACTGCCTCaaagtgcaacaaaataaaattcaCTAGGGAAATCATTTCATAGAAAGTTGTATCatcataatcatcatcatcatcatcatgtttgtTTTCTAGATGAAAATCATAATGGGCTTTACTAACTGTGGTAAATTGTGTGATACAATTTTGTCTAGAAGAAGGAATGATTTGTCCAAAGCAACACAACACAGAGTTGAGGTTGACTCAGGAACAATGCTCAGGGCTCATGACTCCGGGTCCCTGATGTTCAGACTGTGTGCCCCATTCTTGTCTCAGAGCCACGATTAGAACCCAGAAGCACTGACTCCCAGTCCCAACTGCTCTAACTattggaccccactcccctcccagagctgggaacagaacccaggagtcctcactCTCAGATTCCACTGCCCTAACCATCGGGCCCATTTCCCTCCTAGAggaccagatccaaagcccatcaaagtcAGCGGGACTATTCCCTTTTACTCCAGTAAGTTTGCAGTGGGACCAGAATCAGGGCTAGTTCCCAGGAGCATTAGAATAAACTCTGTGTGGAAGCTGACAGGTGCTGGTGGTAGTGTGCTTCAGGGAGTGGGGTGATGGGCTCAGCTGGGAGCACTCTCAATTATAAGACAGTATTGACCCCATTACTCCAGCATGGAAGTAGGAGGCTGTGCTACTGGGAGTGAGGTGGGATTCTCAATTTGAGGCACACTTCCCCTTTACTCAGTGCTGGTACCAATGCCCCAGTGTAGCACTAGTGGGCGCTGATCTATAGGGATGGGACTGGAGGGCTCTGTCGGATATTTTCAGGTTGATTGATCCCCCAGTAGGGGGCACTGTAATGCAGGGAATAGGGTGCGGGACTCATTAAGGGACATTCTCCTCTGTGGATCAGTGTAACCCCCATGCTTCAGAGCAGCTCCGAGAGATGACATGCTGAAAAGAGCTAGTTGCGGTCTCACCTAGGGGGGCTCTGTTGTCTCTTGGTCCATGCTGACCCCCTGTGCCTCAGCAGGGCACCACGTGGTCCTGTGCCACAAGAAGCAGGGTGAGGGTCTCAGCAGTGGGCTGTCTCTCATCAGAATGGCTGCTTACTACAGTGACCCAGCATGGTGCTTGGGGGACATCTGCTACAGAGAGTGGATAGGGTGGATCGGCAGGAGGCACTCTCCCCTTGGAGTTGGTGCTGACCCTCAGCAACTCATCACAGTGCAAGGGGGCGCTGTTTCTGGTGGATGTTATATCTTTTGGATGAGCTGTAAATGAAAGATCTTTCCTGACCACCATGGCCATGAATGAGTTCATGGGGCTGTTCACAAGTGGAGGGGGCAGCAgtggcacatacacacacactgagtaTGGCTCATTTCCTCCAGCAGGTGgtgacagtctctctctctctctctctctctctctctctctctctctcactcacacacacacacagacaaagagCAGGGCTCATTCTCTCCATCTGTGCACAACAATCTGTTGCCTGATCTATTGAATGTATCTTCATCATATTACTGGTTTACTCCTCCCAATTGCCATTCTGAAATTTggtaggttcttgtcccaagattaGGCCCAGTATTATCAGAATCATTATTCAGTTGAGAACCCCCATGTGCATGGTTGCAATACTCACACTTAGGAGATTACACTATACGGAAGATGGATTTATTAACACAGTTAGGAAATTCACAAACACTCCATCCCAGCACAGCAGGTAGCCATAATAAAAAAGGAGCTGAGCATCCCTATATTTACACTACCCGTTGCAAAACAACCCAAAGAGTTAGTTATCTTCTTCCTTCTCTTACCcctcaccatcatcatcatcacactGGCATCTCTCAAGCCACACAGACTAGAATACAATTGTATAATGTGCTATACTGGTTCAACTATGCCTAATGCATAATCAGCAGGGGTTCCCACCACTTTTTCTTATTTAAAGTTCATCACCATAGTAATATCGAGATGGCCTTCTCCCACAGGTTATTAATCCTTTAACCTCAAGTTTATTAGATTATACCTTAATTAATTACCATGACATTCTTGTAGTCAGACATCTGATGATGTCCCTTATTAAAAATATCCCAACCTGGAAGAAACTAGCACCTATGAATACCTACCCGCTGTTTGCAACAGTCATGATTAAGACAAAACAATAAACAGAGCCTTGGGATGTTTTTTGACTTAAGGTCACTGTTACTTTACTTCCTTATGCCAACTCATTGAGCAACTCCTCCTGTTCAGGCTAGCAAGCCTTCTACTTACCCTAACTGCTCAAGCTATTCTTGTATGCAGTGCTGATGTAGCTGTctgggtcccaggatactagagacacAAAGCAGGTGACACATACATACCTTTTCCTGGAACAACTTCTGTTTCTCTCACcatcaataaaagatattacctcaccaactaTGTCTTACTAAACTACTTTTATAAGTATAGGCCTGTAGGTCTCTTTCGTCTCTCCTATCAGTTCCTCACCCCTTTATCCTTTACTTAAAATATAACTATTGTTACTGCATGGCTATATACTCACTGCATgggcacacacacagagtttctaTTTTTCATAAGGGGTTCTTTCCTTCCTGCCTTAATCATCTGTTGAACAGTGTTGCATGATATTATACATTCTGCATCCCAGATGTGCCTCCATTTCAGTGGTTCGATACAGGGACCACCAAGTACATTTCTCTTTTATGTTCAGTTTGATGACTGGCTAAAGTGTTCTGTGGGCCCGTGTGATGACACCCAAGACACTGTGAGATGGGGATGTCAGGCGAAATAATCTAGAGGTCCCTTTTGTCCTTAAACTCTGTAACTCTCTGACAATATGAAATACACCAGTGATATGGGACCGTAAGCGTTTGGGATGAAGCAAGCACGGATATGGTAGAAGTGAATCTTAAAGACAAAAAAATGGAATCTCTCGCTGCCAAACAGCCCCAGAAGAGCAGAAGTTTTTTCAAAAACACGATCTACAGCACTAACTCTGTAGGGAAATGCTGTTAGGCGACAGCTACAGGCCGTTGCATCATCCTTGTTGCTCTACATGAAATGCCATTCAACCGCCTAGAAGGAAAAGATTCTGTTCCCGCAGGTTTTTTTATTTGTGTCCTTATTCTCCAGACACTGATCAAAGCTTTGGGTGTAATTTACAGCAACATTTGAGACCTGcatctcccactgaaatgaatgagaCCTCAGCCCCTGTGCAAATCAAACCCATTCTGAGCTGTGATGAGTGGAAAATGATCAAGGACTATGGCAGGTCCAGGCATGTCTCCTACCCTGGACACATTCACAAGTATAGGGTTAAAAGGTCAGCAAAATACAGGGAAATTTGGCATTAGCTCTAATGAATAGATACACCATTGGAGTAATGAAATCCCTGGGTATTAATTAATCTtatctgctctgaggctggggaTTGGCTCTGACAACAGGGGAATACACTGCTCTGTGCAAACAAGAGAGTCTAAAATTGCaggaactgaaaaataaaagtcTTTGACATAATTTCTGACCCCTCCCCTTACCCTCCCCAACCCTCATCCTCTGCTACCCCTTGTCCCCATTATAAAGTACAGCCGCTCctctcccaaccccaccctctgctgcctctagtgcccattatacagtacagccgctccttccccaccctcaccctctgctgcccccagtGCCCATTATATAgtatagctgccccttccccgcccccatcctctgctgccccctggtgcccactatacagtatagccgccccttccccaccctctgctgccccctggtgcccaTTATACTGTATAGTCCCCAGTTCCCTGCTCctcgccctctgctgcccctagtgcccattatacagtatagccaacccttccccacccccaccctctgctgcccctagtgcccattctACAGAATAGCCCCCACTTTTAATTTTTACCTTTGCAAGTGGCCCTTGTTAACTAAGTCACTCTGTTGTCTATTGTTGATAAATTGTACAGTCAATTTCTTGACAGTCAGGTTTATTGCTAAATGTCAATCATTTTGACGTTGACAAATTTCCTATCTGCCTGTGCTAAATGCTGAGTTATACTATTGCTTGGTAGTGTGGGGTTCAGGTTAGCATGAGTGAACAGATCACTGGGGAAAACATACGCTAATTCAGCTTATGTAACTGCCAGGTATTCATATAATCGGTTACATACTaacccagggattggcaacctttggaacacggcccaccagggtaagcaccctgacagGACGGGCcagtttacctgccgtgtctgcaggtttgtcCAATTGCAGCTCaaactggccgtggttcaccgctccaggccaatgggggctgcaggaagggcggccagcacatcccttggcccacaccacttcctgcagcccccattggcctgggacagcaaactgaagccagtgggagctacgatcggctgaacctgctcaTGTGGCAGGTAAACGAACCGGCtcagccctccaggggctttccctggtgGACCGCCTGCCAAAGCttgccgatccctgggttagTATATAACTGATGAAATAAATACCTGGCAGTTACACAAGATGAATTAAACCAAagtaaacagaaaataacaaaccaataA
This window encodes:
- the LOC123347359 gene encoding olfactory receptor 10A4-like, producing MIYSVSDPGENQTITDVFILVGFSYLNKLQIVLFLVLLVTYLVALIGNLLVILLIKLNPSLHTPMYFFLVNLSFLEICYTSSVVPQLLIHLLAEQKTITIVGCAAQMYVITIMGLTECCLLAIMAYDRYVAICHPLHYRTIMSGRACAQLASASWIISISVEVAQTTWIFSLPFCGSNRIHHFFCDIPPVLKMACTDTSKNEIMVLTVSVLFIMGPFLLISVSYICIISTILKLSSAEGRHKAFSTCSSHLMVVTLFYGTALFTYLRPKSISTPESDQMISLVITVVAPVLNPIIYTLRNKEVKGAFRKTIEKSIFSHNWRNQRMKGRVS